From Osmerus mordax isolate fOsmMor3 chromosome 7, fOsmMor3.pri, whole genome shotgun sequence:
CCTGCACAACATGCACCAGGACCTGTGTCCCGGCTCCGTAGGGGTCTGCGACAAGATGGACCCCGTGGAGGGACGCATGCTGCTCAGCTACATACGTGCCGTCAGCTTCAACGGTGAGGAGGGCCTGTGTCTGAGCGGAGACAGATGGCTCGGTTTCTAGGTCAGAAAACTCGTTTCCGAGGACTTTTCATATGTAGAGGAAGGGATGTCACACCGGCATGGTGCCAAACCGCATTTAGCTGAGATGATCTTCTTTAAATAGTTTGAGTGTTTTAGTGTGTTcttggtgtttgtgtatgtgtgtgctggtacACTTTTGTGTGCATTTCCACATGagcttgggtgtgtgtttgtgcccatctgcccgtgtgtgtgcgtgtgtgtagtctctctccctcgccccagTGATTGCGTGCAGGCCAGGCCTCTggtaagggaggagagatgtcAGCCTCCTGTCCCTAAAGTCTCACTTCAGGCACACCACGACACGCTCATCCTCTtattcttctcttccttctctttctcctctccgtcGCCCGTTCTCTTTTTGCCTCCCCTCTTCCgtcattttctctctgtcctctctcttatcTTCCCCCATGTCCCTTGATGTCCCTCTGGTTTAACTGTCTAACCCTATCTTTCCCTTTGCTCTAATGACACCAATGAGGAAATAGGCTTTCTGcgctatctcccccctctcccccatctctccccggTCGTCCACcatgcctctcccctctccccatgcTCTGGTGGCATGGCGAGAGAAGCTGAGTGGGGGGCTTTCTATGAAAACCAGCTTCTTTTAGCTCTACGCTCCCACCGTGAGTCCATGTCGTGTCTCTGTGATCTGTGAACACTCTGGCGAAGGGGGATgagggcctggggggagggaggagggaggaggaggaggagagcctggGGGGAGCCTGAACAAGTAATATGCATTACTGCCACAGAGAATCTgcctggccccagccccagcctcagccttgcTCTTTCCTAATGCCGTACAGGTTGGCCAAATGTCCTGGCTTCGTCCCTTAGTTATATCTAATTATACAGGACAGTACACAACTCTGGCTCTGCTCACGGTCGGTCCACTTCAATGGAAAGTGAGTTAGCTGCTCACAGTGCATAGCTCACTCCAGGCAGCCTTCACGTCCTGACTCCCATAAATACAAGAACAAGAAAATCCAGACTGAATATTCCATTCAAGCCCTGTCTTATTCAGCAGGCCAGCAGTACCTGGAGGGTTTGAATGTGACAGTACATAGAGTCTACAAACACACTGGCTTCACTGGCGGTCAGAGAAGAGCACTCATTAGCGTTcggttgtaaaaaaaaactacaattaAACACCTGCTTACCCATTGCAGCTCGATAACAATAACCTCTGCTGGGCTTGTGGTGTGATTCAGTTGTTTATGAACACCTTTCTCATCTGTGCTTTGATTCAAATCTTGATTGGTCACATTCAGTAGTTAGGGCCATTCTGCATTTATGCATTTGTCTttcgtgtgtgttttgttttgtgtttttgtgacaACCATGTGGAAATGAAGGGAGACGTGTCTTTGTGGTGTGATCTTTTGGGGAAGAGGGGCTGGGGATGAATTATTCAGCTGAGCCAGCTGTTTGGGTTGAGGTAGAGGGCTGTGGAACGCTCTGAGGAATAAGCAAGAGAGGGGGAGTACATAGCGAGTTAGTTTGACATTTTatatctacctccctctctcgcttttccctctcttactcttctctgtttttctttcagtTTTTGTAATGATCTCGGTAAATTGAATCTAGTCAGATCTCATTTTATTTGTGTAGACCTTTTCACAAGTAACGTTACACAGGGTTCACACATGCctatagaactgcacctaaaccaacctgaaCCCTCGAAGAACACAACGGGAAAAGAGAAAAATGTAAGAAACCTTGGgaagagcaattcagtgagggatcccctcctccagagatagTCATTGACACACAGAGGCGAACACAATATGCTGAATAGAATTATGTAGCAAGagtacacataaatacacattttGCAAATGGATGGTGAAATACAGATAGCCAGAGTTCCAAATCAGTAGAGTATCTGCTTTTTCTAAATCTCTCTGTCTTGTAAATTAATGTAACTTTCTGTTCTCTTGTGTTGTGTAATGAAGAGTGAGATGACTTGGTGATGCTCCCTCCCGTACTACATCTCTATACAGAGACGGATATGTGGATGCCTGTACACAGGATCATTCTGTACTGTTGCCTTTCAAAGCCAAGGGCAGACTGTACTCTAGCAACTGTATGAACAATGTGCAATTACTGTATGGATGAATAATGAGGGGTTTTGACTACACTCTAGTAACTTGAACTTGTGTTTGTGCAATTACTCTGTGAGTGATTTTGTAATTAAGCTCATTGAATAATTTACTGATTGGCATGAGGTATGGTTATATCCACATTattcatacatttttatttattcacaTTTATTCTGATGCAGCTCTCCATCATAGGTTGGCAGTGCCCAAACAACATCTGTTCTCGAGATgtgttgtgttcatgtgttGCTAACCGTCCTGTTGCTGTGTGGTTCTGTAGGCAGTGCAGGAACTGGGGTTCTGTTCAACGAGAACGGAGACGCCCCAGGGCGCTACGACATTTTCCAGTTCCAGCTGTCCAACACCACCAACCCTGGCTACAGAGTCATCGGACAGTGGACCAACAACCTCCGACTCAATGTAACTCACAGTGACTGTGCCGTCACTCATCGCTTAACTCTCATgtagacaaaaagagacaaAGCTACATTGATATGTAGGATGTGAGTAAAGATCCCTGGCCAGTTGAATCACCTTGGGTACCTTCtgtcccccaaaccccccccccccccccccacgcccccaccgcactcccccccccccccccccacgcccccaccgcactccccccccccccccccacgcccccaggTGGAGGACATGCAGTGGTCAGGGGGCGACCGGCAGATCCCAGACTCCGTCTGCAGCTTCCCCTGTGCCcccggagagaggaagaagatggtGAAGGGCGTGCCCTGCTGCTGGCACTGCGAGCTCTGCGACGGCTACCAGTACCAGCTGGACGAGCTCACCTGCGAGACCTGCCCCTTCGACATGAGGCCCACCCCCAACCGCACCTCCTGCCGCTCCACGCCCATCATCAAGCTGGAGTGGCACTCGCCCTGGGCCATCATCCCCGTCTTCCTCGCCATCCTGGGGATCCTCGCCACGTCCTCCGTGGTCATCACCTTCATCCGCTTCAACGACACGCCCATCGTGCGCGCCTCGGGCCGCGAGCTGAGCTACGTGCTGCTGACAGGCATCTTCCTCATCTATCTGATCACTTTCCTGATGATCGCCGAGCCCGGTGCCGTGGTGTGTGCCTTCCGGAGACTGCTGCTGGGCCTGGGCATGTCCATCACCTACTCGGCCATGCTGACCAAGACCAACCGGATCTACCGCATCTTCGAGCAGGGCAAGAAGTCCGTGTCTCCGCCCAGGTTCATCAGCCCCACCTCTCAGCTCGTCATCACCTTTGTCCTTATATCTGTACAGGtacgtctttctctctttctctcttgccctcGCAGACTGTGGTAAATTGGACAGGGGTAAATTGGGCTCGTAGGCAAGCTTGCTCACCTCACCAATAATATTTTCGGAATTCTTTAGTTTGTCcctctttattctctctctttctcctccctggaAGGCAGTTAGACATGCCAAACATGGTATCAGAAATGTacacctccctcgctccccctctaAGCCCCCGTCCTTCTTTCGcctctctcactttgtctctgTCCCTGTTCCTTGTGTCTCACAGGTATTTGCTGTATGTAGTATTGATTGATTGGTAGTTGGCAGTAGTGTAGTATATCCGTGCAATGTGACGCCTTGTATTTTCTGTGCTCCCTGTGGAGATCTAGATCCTCTTTTTCTGAAAGCCATCTATTATATTATGCTTACTACAGTTTGATCAATGCTACAAAGATATGGaacagaggaaaaaaagagagacagagaaagagagagtatgtgagagagtgagtttcagtgtgtacgtgtgtggcaGAATATGGTGAGATAGAGTTCACACAAGTTGGGTGTGGTCCCTGTCGCACGCAGTGCAGGCTCAGAGATGACTGACGCAGGATCCAGACTTCTTCTGACAGCCCATACTGTATCTGCTCACTGCAGAGCGGATATCAAACGTAACTAAGCAGCCTAGATTCAAATGtcgttctctctgtgtgtgttctggtcatGGGTTCACGGTTATTTATACATACTGCACACTGTATACGAGGTACATCTCTGTGAACCTAGCTTCTGTTGTGCCTTCTAAGGTCTTAGGGGTGTTTGTTTGGTTCGCGGTGgtgcccccccacaccaccatcGACTACGAGGAACAGCGCCCCCCCAACCCTGAGCTAGCCCGCGGGGTCCTGAAGTGTGACATGTCGGACCTCTCGCTCATCTGCTGTCTGAGCTACAGCATTGTTCTCATGGTTACCTGCACCGTCTACGCTGTGAAGAGCCGGGGCGTGCCTGAGACCTTCAACGAGGCCAAGCCAATAGGATTCACCATGTACACCACTTGCATCATCTGGCTGGCCTTCGTGCCCATCTTCTTTGGCACAGCCCAGTCCACAGAGAAGGTAAGTAGGGATGGAGTttgcatggaggaggagaggtggaaatgTATCGAGCGTTTTGGTGTTTACTTTTTCCCTCTtcactcttctcttttcttctcttccttttacttctcctttcttttcttcttatctctcttctctcctttcttcattTCTCTTCTTTTGTACTTGGTCCCAAATACATTTGACAGCTGAAGAAGGATGGATTGTTTTGCATGTTAGTGGGACACACTACATGCAAACCATGTTTTCTGGGCTGCAGATTGGTCTGTTGTGAAGTgaatgtagtatgtgtgtggggcggCAGCTTACCGGCTTTGACTTCTACACTTCCTCCTCTGTGCACTACTGTAGATGTTCAGCCTTTAAAATGAACAATAGGCTAAATGAGAATATTAGAGAAGAGGAACAAGCTGGCTGTCTCGTGATAACATTCTCAAGTTGCCAAGCAGACAGTTGTGTCCGTTTGAGGCATCCTTTGATATGGGAATGAGAGGAGGAAAGtgtaggaagagaggagaggaagaggaaatacAGAGAagctgttttttcttcttccttatCTTTGTATGACACACCTTGACATGGTGACAAAGACGGCACCCCCCACTCTGATGggttgggggggttggtggagggagggggaggagggtgaatgCTGGGGTGTATTGTGGTAGAAGCAAgattaagagtgtgtgtgggaggacaaTGTTCCTCCAtcttaataagcctgtgtgatGCTATGCATTCAGGGAATTAGTGCAGTACTGAAGTATTGTATTGCTGCTGGCTTGGTGGTCTCCCAATACATACAGAACCGTAGAGTGAACATAAATTCAGTACATACTTATACGGTGCCCATCCTGCATGTGATATTGGCGTGTAGAGCTGTCAATCAAATGAGTTTGGAAGAGAAACTAGGTCCGTGTTGGACTGacccgccctccctccttcctagaTGTTCATCCAGACCACCACACTGACCGTCTCCATGAGTCTGAgtgcctctgtgtctctggggATGCTCTACATGCCCAAGGCCTACGTCATCCTCTTCCACCCCGAACAGAACGtccagaagaggaagaggagcttcAAGGCTGTGGTCCAGGCAGCCACCATGTCTACCCACCTCTCCACCAAGTCCAACGACAAGCACAACGGAGAGACCAAGATAGAGCCAGACAGAACCCAGTAGACCAGGTAGGTGTTGTCCTGCGTGGATTGAAATAAACCATTGAGCCATTTCACCATGGAAAGTGATGATATTTTGTATATATTGGGGTGCCAAGGCAGTAGTGGTTTGTATATATTGTGGTTAGATTTTTGTTAGACATACCTCTCATTCAGTTTAATGGGATTTAAACCTACCCATCACTCCAATGAGACAGCCCactgactgtctggctgtctaACTAAGCCTCAAGCAGTTTTGCTGGAAGATCTGTGGCCTCGTAGCTAAGTCCTCTAAAGAGACCTAATTGACCTGATTCACCTCCTGAGATGGTATTTATGGATGTAGAGTCACCATTTCTAAGGTGGCTAGAATCCATTTTAGTAGCTTTCTGGAATGCCCCATGACCCCACACTGAGCTTTTCCATCCTTGAATGTCTCTTACCCGCTATCTTTACATacctcccacccccactctctctctccttctgcatcTCTTACTCCTTCCTAAATCTCTGTAAAACcattttggatttatt
This genomic window contains:
- the grm6a gene encoding glutamate receptor, metabotropic 6a — its product is MTSSSSAPPWLCHHHQPYRVSWGRTCQSTHWPRLLWLLWVWLGLGVWPGSCSHQHFHPHSIKIAGDITLGGLFPVHSRGPHGLPCGEIKKEKGIHRMEAMLYALDQINSDPELLPNITLGARILDTCSRDTYALEQSLTFVQALIQKDTSDIRCSNGEPPIIRKPERVVGVIGASASSVSIMVANVLRLFEIPQISYASTAPELSDNNRYDFFSRVVPPDSYQAQAMVDIVKAMGWNYVSTLASEGNYGESGVDAFMQISREAGGVCIAQSLKIPREPKPGEFDKIIKRLMETSNARGVIIFANEDDIKRVLEAAKRANLTGHFLFVGSDSWGAKSSPIVEQEDVAEGAVTILPKRASIEGFDQYFTSRSLENNRRNIWFAEFWEDDFRCKLTRPGIKIDSEKKKCTGEERIGRDTPYEQEGKVQFVIDAVYAMAHALHNMHQDLCPGSVGVCDKMDPVEGRMLLSYIRAVSFNGSAGTGVLFNENGDAPGRYDIFQFQLSNTTNPGYRVIGQWTNNLRLNVEDMQWSGGDRQIPDSVCSFPCAPGERKKMVKGVPCCWHCELCDGYQYQLDELTCETCPFDMRPTPNRTSCRSTPIIKLEWHSPWAIIPVFLAILGILATSSVVITFIRFNDTPIVRASGRELSYVLLTGIFLIYLITFLMIAEPGAVVCAFRRLLLGLGMSITYSAMLTKTNRIYRIFEQGKKSVSPPRFISPTSQLVITFVLISVQVLGVFVWFAVVPPHTTIDYEEQRPPNPELARGVLKCDMSDLSLICCLSYSIVLMVTCTVYAVKSRGVPETFNEAKPIGFTMYTTCIIWLAFVPIFFGTAQSTEKMFIQTTTLTVSMSLSASVSLGMLYMPKAYVILFHPEQNVQKRKRSFKAVVQAATMSTHLSTKSNDKHNGETKIEPDRTQ